In the Streptomyces sp. cg36 genome, one interval contains:
- a CDS encoding tetratricopeptide repeat protein, which yields MASARALRAAALTATVPLVVGAAVLLAASVTAWQPWAAVVVVGAVSAAVALRRAASPAPRPAPAPRPAPEPEPDSGGGLMYAMQRPVREVAASGLPEDVPYTLRVTTLTHVALLGPPGSGAGSEAVHIPLTGHNLVLTLTAEGPDDVTLVRLDARATEQVPLVVDGISLAHRKVPEMVLSPDLLESLQRSVAAYRPLARPDFVVPLDEGPVAPRPLSPAAPALPLTVRAGESATLVLAPVTAAPQWLRWRLEAEVVCAGRTERPHWRLDLTGQTGTTTYHPGGGRTPAPVHELFPDHFDPARPDRVPGTDDGERTFGSAAHTSADGTAVLRGPARSGPDPEPPDAARHRERGDRELAAGRHREAAAAYRAAADAGSGPAAFALGKLLHDQRDLAGAERWYALAGERRVAAAFNNLGMVALQREDTAAAERWYRRAMDQGDWAGAVGLGALVARRGDHAQAETLWRLAAANGYPNAAQNLAVLLNGQGRTAEAEELWTRAAGDGDTESAVHLGFLRHEAGDPAGAERWWRGSAERGNSRAAFYLGALLARDGRAEEAERWWRTAAERLGEPDGFTGSRTPRGSGFVHSLRPAADSGEALCADRLAELLYERGERAEAERWWTAAASAGHVEAVLRVAQIAMNDHDDVAGCLRWLRVAVASERTPADRLATAAQALHSLAGGLYDPVLPDNSEAVAACALAVEAYERLYGQDPGAHAEAYRNVLSDFARVNLAVGDATAANEAFRRLAAVAGGTAPPAP from the coding sequence ATGGCGTCGGCACGCGCCCTGCGCGCCGCGGCCCTGACCGCGACGGTTCCGCTGGTGGTGGGCGCGGCGGTGCTGCTCGCTGCCTCGGTGACGGCCTGGCAGCCATGGGCGGCCGTCGTCGTGGTCGGCGCGGTGTCCGCGGCCGTGGCCCTGCGCCGCGCCGCGTCCCCCGCGCCCCGCCCGGCCCCGGCGCCGAGGCCCGCGCCCGAGCCCGAGCCCGACAGCGGCGGCGGACTGATGTACGCGATGCAGCGGCCCGTGCGCGAGGTGGCGGCGTCCGGGCTGCCCGAGGACGTGCCGTACACCCTGCGGGTCACGACGCTCACCCATGTCGCGCTGCTCGGGCCGCCCGGCAGCGGGGCGGGCTCGGAAGCCGTGCACATTCCGCTGACCGGCCACAACCTGGTGCTCACCCTGACCGCCGAGGGCCCCGACGACGTCACCCTCGTACGGCTGGACGCGCGCGCCACCGAGCAGGTACCGCTCGTCGTGGACGGCATCAGCTTGGCGCACCGGAAGGTGCCCGAGATGGTGCTCAGCCCCGACCTGCTGGAGTCCCTGCAGCGCTCGGTGGCCGCGTACCGGCCGCTCGCCCGGCCCGACTTCGTGGTGCCGCTCGACGAGGGCCCGGTGGCGCCCCGTCCGCTGTCGCCCGCCGCGCCCGCGCTGCCGCTGACCGTGCGCGCGGGCGAGAGCGCCACCCTGGTGCTCGCCCCGGTGACCGCCGCCCCGCAGTGGCTGCGCTGGCGGCTGGAGGCCGAGGTCGTCTGCGCCGGGCGCACCGAGAGGCCGCACTGGCGGCTCGACCTGACCGGGCAGACCGGCACCACCACCTACCACCCCGGCGGCGGGCGCACCCCGGCCCCGGTGCACGAGCTGTTCCCGGACCACTTCGACCCGGCCAGGCCCGACCGGGTGCCGGGTACGGACGACGGGGAGCGCACCTTCGGGAGCGCCGCGCACACCTCGGCGGACGGCACGGCCGTGCTGCGGGGCCCGGCACGCTCCGGCCCCGACCCGGAGCCCCCGGATGCGGCGCGCCACCGCGAGCGGGGCGACCGGGAGCTGGCGGCGGGCCGTCACCGGGAGGCCGCGGCGGCCTACCGGGCCGCCGCCGACGCGGGCAGCGGACCAGCCGCCTTCGCCCTGGGCAAGCTGCTGCACGACCAGCGCGATCTGGCGGGCGCCGAGCGCTGGTACGCCCTCGCGGGCGAGCGCCGGGTGGCCGCCGCCTTCAACAACCTCGGCATGGTGGCGCTCCAGCGCGAGGACACGGCGGCGGCCGAGCGCTGGTACCGGCGCGCGATGGACCAGGGCGACTGGGCGGGCGCGGTCGGGCTCGGCGCCCTGGTGGCCCGGCGGGGCGACCACGCCCAGGCCGAGACGCTGTGGCGGCTCGCCGCCGCCAACGGGTATCCGAACGCGGCACAGAACCTCGCCGTGCTCCTCAACGGGCAGGGCCGCACCGCCGAGGCCGAGGAGCTGTGGACCCGCGCGGCCGGGGACGGCGACACCGAGTCGGCGGTGCACCTGGGGTTCCTGCGGCACGAGGCGGGCGACCCGGCGGGCGCCGAGCGCTGGTGGCGCGGGTCGGCCGAGCGCGGCAACAGCCGCGCCGCGTTCTATCTGGGCGCGCTCCTCGCCCGCGACGGCCGGGCGGAGGAGGCCGAGCGCTGGTGGCGGACGGCCGCCGAACGGCTCGGCGAGCCGGACGGCTTCACCGGCTCGCGCACCCCCCGCGGCTCCGGGTTCGTCCACTCCCTGCGACCGGCCGCCGACTCGGGCGAGGCGCTCTGCGCGGACCGGCTGGCGGAGCTGCTGTACGAGCGCGGTGAGCGGGCCGAGGCCGAGCGCTGGTGGACGGCGGCGGCCTCGGCCGGACACGTCGAGGCGGTGCTGCGGGTCGCCCAGATCGCCATGAACGACCACGACGACGTCGCCGGATGCCTGCGCTGGCTGCGGGTGGCCGTCGCCAGCGAGCGGACCCCGGCGGACCGGCTGGCCACCGCCGCCCAGGCGCTCCACTCCCTGGCGGGCGGGCTGTACGACCCGGTCCTGCCCGACAACTCCGAGGCGGTCGCCGCCTGCGCCCTGGCGGTCGAGGCGTACGAACGGCTGTACGGCCAGGACCCGGGCGCGCACGCGGAGGCGTACCGGAACGTGCTGAGCGACTTCGCCCGCGTCAATCTGGCGGTGGGCGACGCGACGGCGGCCAACGAGGCGTTCCGCAGGCTGGCCGCGGTGGCCGGAGGCACCGCCCCGCCGGCCCCCTGA
- a CDS encoding maleylpyruvate isomerase N-terminal domain-containing protein, which produces MTSSEFGPPLSPSVRHDFLVLARSVPALLRDPAVEAAWAGPSALAEFGVGALAGHLAYQILSVPEALAAPVPEEPVVSLLGHYERVEWIGAGLDDEISVRIRSGGEQDAAVGPHALADRVDSAVAESAVALAAAGNRPVRIGLWGPWSLRLDDFLTTRMMEIAVHSDDLAVSTGIAAPVLPPSATDTVIDLLARLAARRHGPTAVLRALSRAERAPGTIAAF; this is translated from the coding sequence ATGACCTCTTCCGAGTTCGGCCCTCCGCTGTCCCCGTCCGTCCGGCACGACTTCCTGGTCCTGGCCCGCTCGGTCCCGGCGCTGCTGCGCGACCCGGCGGTCGAGGCGGCCTGGGCCGGGCCGAGCGCGCTGGCGGAGTTCGGCGTCGGCGCGCTGGCGGGCCATCTGGCGTACCAGATCCTGTCCGTCCCCGAGGCGCTGGCCGCGCCCGTGCCCGAGGAGCCGGTGGTGTCGCTGCTGGGGCACTACGAGCGGGTGGAGTGGATCGGGGCGGGGCTCGACGACGAGATCAGCGTACGGATCAGGAGCGGTGGCGAGCAGGACGCCGCCGTCGGCCCGCACGCCCTGGCGGACCGGGTCGACTCGGCGGTGGCCGAGTCGGCGGTCGCCCTGGCGGCGGCCGGGAACCGTCCGGTGCGCATCGGGCTGTGGGGCCCGTGGTCGCTGCGGCTCGACGACTTCCTCACCACCCGCATGATGGAGATCGCCGTGCACAGCGACGACCTGGCGGTCAGCACGGGCATCGCCGCCCCGGTCCTGCCGCCGTCCGCCACGGACACCGTGATCGATCTGCTCGCCCGGCTCGCGGCGCGCCGCCACGGTCCGACGGCGGTGCTGCGCGCGCTCAGCCGCGCGGAGCGCGCCCCCGGGACGATCGCCGCGTTCTGA
- a CDS encoding cytochrome P450: MSEDVRTGPAPGADAAGAHFWPVEHLDALEFDPLLHRLLREEPVARVRMRFGEGTAWLVTRYQDVKEVTSDARFSRALTVDRPVTGMTPHTVAPAGGIGRTDPPDHTRLRRLLARTFNRKRVATLRVAAEAIAEELVGGMLAQGPPADLAGRVTGPMPERVIGALLGVPAADLGRLQEWRAVILSSDHTLEEGNAVKGEIAGYFRQLAGHRLEHPGDDLFSELVAARAEGALSGPELISLAVMIVLNALDQVRNQCSTMVYALLTHPEQLARLREEPELLPTAIEELLRFIPQRNGVGLPRIATEDVPVGDVVVRAGDAVYVSYLAANRDPQVYSAPDRLDLARDESPNLAFGHGAHYCLGASLTRMQCEVILATLLRRAPGLRLAVAPEEVRWRRGSINRGPETLPLAW; encoded by the coding sequence ATGAGCGAGGACGTACGCACCGGTCCCGCGCCGGGCGCCGACGCGGCCGGGGCGCACTTCTGGCCGGTGGAGCACCTGGACGCGCTGGAGTTCGACCCGCTGCTGCACCGGCTGCTGCGCGAGGAGCCGGTGGCCCGGGTGCGGATGCGCTTCGGCGAGGGGACCGCCTGGCTGGTGACCCGCTACCAGGACGTCAAGGAGGTCACCTCGGACGCCCGGTTCAGCCGGGCGCTGACCGTCGACCGGCCGGTGACCGGCATGACCCCGCACACGGTGGCACCGGCCGGCGGCATCGGCCGCACCGATCCGCCCGACCACACCCGGCTGCGGCGGCTGCTCGCCCGGACCTTCAACCGCAAGCGGGTGGCGACCCTGCGGGTGGCGGCCGAGGCGATCGCCGAGGAGCTGGTCGGCGGGATGCTGGCGCAGGGGCCGCCGGCCGATCTCGCGGGCCGGGTGACCGGCCCGATGCCGGAGCGGGTGATCGGCGCGCTCCTCGGGGTGCCCGCCGCCGACCTCGGGCGGCTCCAGGAGTGGCGGGCCGTGATCCTCTCCAGCGACCACACCCTGGAGGAGGGCAACGCGGTCAAGGGCGAGATCGCCGGGTACTTCCGGCAGTTGGCCGGACACCGCCTGGAGCATCCGGGCGACGACCTGTTCAGCGAGCTGGTCGCGGCCCGCGCCGAGGGCGCCCTCAGCGGCCCCGAGCTGATCTCGCTCGCCGTGATGATCGTCCTCAACGCCCTGGACCAGGTCCGCAACCAGTGCTCCACCATGGTGTACGCCCTGCTGACCCACCCCGAGCAGCTGGCCCGGCTGCGGGAGGAACCGGAGCTGCTGCCCACCGCCATCGAGGAGTTGCTGCGGTTCATCCCGCAGCGCAACGGCGTGGGACTGCCCCGGATCGCCACCGAGGACGTGCCGGTGGGCGACGTCGTGGTCCGGGCGGGCGACGCGGTGTACGTGTCGTACCTGGCCGCCAACCGCGACCCGCAGGTGTACAGCGCGCCGGACCGGCTCGACCTCGCCCGCGACGAGTCCCCCAACCTCGCCTTCGGCCACGGCGCCCACTACTGCCTGGGGGCGTCGCTGACCCGGATGCAGTGCGAGGTCATCCTCGCCACGCTGCTGCGCCGGGCGCCCGGACTGCGTCTCGCGGTGGCGCCGGAGGAGGTGCGCTGGCGGCGCGGCTCGATCAACCGGGGCCCGGAGACGCTGCCCCTTGCCTGGTGA
- a CDS encoding cupin domain-containing protein, translating into MDDLDPRPRPADGLVIPPGGGRTIRTAAQQVTFKVTGAHSTVASTFEVVVPPGFDVGAHAHSRSEELFYLLEGELDVMAFEPKVRTLDDWREWESPSGQRHIRATAGTMILVPPGCPHAFANPTGSPARMLFQAAPPPDHERYFEELLDILNSGGAIDPAAIAELRVRYDIEQLTPLRHAPPAEAPLTGARVTS; encoded by the coding sequence GTGGACGATCTCGACCCCCGCCCCCGCCCGGCCGACGGTCTGGTGATCCCGCCGGGCGGCGGGCGGACCATCCGGACCGCCGCCCAGCAGGTGACGTTCAAGGTCACCGGCGCGCACTCGACCGTGGCCTCCACCTTCGAGGTGGTGGTGCCGCCCGGCTTCGACGTGGGCGCCCACGCCCACAGCCGCAGCGAGGAGCTCTTCTACCTCCTGGAGGGCGAACTCGACGTGATGGCCTTCGAGCCGAAGGTCCGCACCCTCGACGACTGGCGGGAGTGGGAGTCGCCGTCCGGGCAGCGCCACATCCGGGCGACGGCCGGGACGATGATCCTGGTCCCGCCCGGCTGCCCGCACGCGTTCGCCAACCCGACCGGCAGCCCCGCCCGCATGCTGTTCCAGGCCGCCCCTCCCCCGGACCACGAGCGCTACTTCGAGGAGCTCCTCGACATCCTCAACAGCGGCGGCGCGATCGACCCGGCCGCCATCGCCGAGCTGCGCGTCCGGTACGACATCGAGCAGCTCACCCCCCTGCGCCACGCACCGCCCGCCGAGGCGCCGCTGACGGGGGCGCGGGTGACGTCATGA
- a CDS encoding cytochrome P450, which translates to MAEPKTHFWSPPDLPGLEFDPMLAKLLHEEPVAKVRLPNGEGHAWLATRYDDVRFVSVDPRFSRQAVVGRQVTRLAPHFIPMDGAVGFADPPDHTRMRRVVASAFTARSMRRLRERAQHVMDDLLDRMERQGGPLDLMAHLNRPFPLAMVCALMGVPDEDQSRMAHWSDTIISAARGREASERAKAEMAAYFHELLDLRRTEPREDLAGVLAEAVDGGVLELDEAVGLAVLIQIGGAHAVRNNSANMVYALLTKPGHLARLRAEPGLVPQAVEELLRYIPHRNAVGLSRIALEDVEVGGVLIPRGDPVYVSYLTANRDPRVFADPEQLDFDRGHNPHVAFGHGPHYCPGATLARMESEILLRSLWDRFPDLRLAVPERELVWERGALIRGPKELPVTW; encoded by the coding sequence ATGGCAGAGCCGAAGACCCACTTCTGGTCCCCGCCGGACCTGCCCGGCCTGGAATTCGACCCGATGCTCGCCAAGCTGCTGCACGAGGAGCCGGTCGCCAAGGTCAGACTCCCCAACGGGGAGGGCCACGCCTGGCTCGCCACCCGCTACGACGACGTGCGGTTCGTCTCCGTCGACCCGCGCTTCAGCCGCCAGGCCGTGGTCGGACGCCAGGTCACCAGGCTCGCCCCGCACTTCATCCCGATGGACGGGGCCGTCGGCTTCGCCGACCCGCCGGACCACACCCGGATGCGCCGGGTGGTCGCCAGCGCCTTCACCGCCCGCTCGATGCGCCGGCTGCGCGAGCGCGCCCAGCACGTGATGGACGACCTGCTGGACCGCATGGAGCGCCAAGGCGGTCCGCTCGACCTGATGGCCCACCTCAACCGGCCGTTCCCGCTGGCCATGGTGTGCGCGCTGATGGGGGTGCCCGACGAGGACCAGTCCCGGATGGCGCACTGGTCGGACACCATCATCTCGGCCGCGCGCGGCCGGGAGGCGAGCGAGCGGGCCAAGGCCGAGATGGCCGCGTACTTCCACGAGCTGCTCGACCTGCGGCGCACCGAGCCGCGCGAGGACCTCGCGGGTGTGCTGGCCGAGGCGGTGGACGGCGGCGTCCTGGAGCTGGACGAGGCCGTCGGGCTCGCCGTGCTGATCCAGATCGGCGGCGCGCACGCGGTCCGCAACAACAGCGCGAACATGGTGTACGCGCTGCTCACCAAGCCCGGCCACCTGGCCCGGCTGCGCGCCGAGCCGGGGCTGGTGCCGCAGGCCGTCGAGGAGCTGCTGCGCTACATCCCGCACCGCAACGCGGTGGGCCTGTCACGGATCGCCCTGGAGGACGTCGAGGTGGGCGGGGTGCTGATCCCGCGCGGCGACCCGGTGTACGTCTCGTACCTGACCGCCAACCGCGACCCGCGGGTCTTCGCCGACCCGGAGCAGCTCGACTTCGACCGCGGCCACAACCCGCACGTCGCCTTCGGCCACGGACCGCACTACTGCCCCGGCGCCACCCTGGCCCGGATGGAGTCGGAGATCCTGCTGCGCTCGCTGTGGGACCGCTTCCCGGACCTGCGGCTCGCCGTGCCCGAGCGGGAGCTGGTGTGGGAGCGCGGGGCGCTGATCCGCGGCCCCAAGGAACTGCCGGTCACCTGGTGA
- a CDS encoding SDR family NAD(P)-dependent oxidoreductase: protein MSSSLLAGRVALVTGASRGIGAAVARALGAHGASVAVNYLRSAGAAAEVVARIDKSGGRAVAVQADVSDPAQVLAMVERTTAELGAPDVLVCNVMIGSERVGARAGADTSGSFVDTLERVASVRDAVAAQLDATLLCCHAVVPGMRRGAGGSIVLIGASTTHNPYPVPVEISVAKAAQDAVGRALARELAPDNIRVNTVAPGFVPTDANAGPHQAALIQHVAAGTPLPVPILAEDVADAVVVLVSDLSRKVTGTFLPLDGGRTPI from the coding sequence ATGTCGTCGTCATTACTGGCGGGCCGGGTCGCTCTGGTGACCGGCGCGAGCCGCGGCATAGGCGCCGCCGTCGCCCGCGCGCTGGGCGCGCACGGCGCCTCGGTCGCGGTGAACTACCTCCGCAGCGCCGGGGCGGCGGCGGAGGTGGTCGCCCGCATCGACAAGAGCGGCGGCCGTGCGGTGGCGGTCCAGGCCGACGTGAGCGACCCGGCGCAGGTCCTGGCCATGGTGGAGCGCACCACGGCCGAACTCGGCGCGCCCGACGTGCTGGTCTGCAACGTCATGATCGGCAGCGAACGCGTCGGCGCGCGGGCGGGCGCCGACACGTCCGGCTCGTTCGTCGACACGCTGGAGCGGGTCGCCTCGGTGCGGGACGCGGTCGCCGCCCAGCTGGACGCCACCCTCCTGTGCTGCCACGCCGTCGTCCCCGGGATGCGGCGCGGCGCGGGCGGCTCGATCGTCCTCATCGGCGCCTCGACCACCCACAACCCCTATCCGGTGCCGGTCGAGATCTCGGTGGCGAAGGCCGCCCAGGACGCCGTGGGCCGGGCGCTGGCACGGGAGTTGGCCCCGGACAACATCCGGGTGAACACCGTCGCGCCGGGCTTCGTCCCCACCGACGCCAACGCGGGCCCGCACCAGGCGGCCCTGATCCAGCACGTCGCCGCGGGCACTCCGCTGCCGGTGCCGATCCTGGCCGAGGACGTGGCCGACGCCGTCGTGGTGCTGGTCAGCGACCTCTCGCGCAAGGTCACGGGGACGTTTCTGCCCCTGGACGGCGGCCGGACACCGATCTGA
- a CDS encoding MerR family transcriptional regulator, whose product MRIGELSERTGIPRRLLRYYEEQGLISAARTPNGYRDYDESYVDRVTQIRGLLDAGLPTRIIQQILPCLDGPRAIHVQDATPEMIAALELQRDRMTARIDCLARNRDAVARYLDEVRGLRSVSGRRPGAETSP is encoded by the coding sequence TTGCGCATCGGAGAGCTGTCAGAGCGCACCGGCATCCCCCGTCGGCTGCTGCGCTACTACGAGGAGCAGGGCCTGATCTCAGCGGCCCGCACGCCGAACGGCTACCGCGACTACGACGAGTCCTATGTGGACCGGGTGACCCAGATCCGGGGGCTGCTGGACGCGGGGCTGCCCACCCGGATCATCCAGCAGATCCTGCCGTGTCTGGACGGCCCCCGGGCGATCCACGTCCAGGACGCCACCCCGGAGATGATCGCCGCGCTGGAGCTCCAGCGCGACCGGATGACGGCCCGCATCGACTGCCTGGCCCGCAACCGGGACGCGGTGGCCCGCTACCTCGACGAGGTGCGCGGGCTCAGATCGGTGTCCGGCCGCCGTCCAGGGGCAGAAACGTCCCCGTGA
- a CDS encoding VOC family protein, which produces MDRTTTVPASRASSSASVFGAPCWVSLMARDLAPALDFYGAVFGWTFRHGRLGEQFRAALDHGEPVAGIGALAPELQVAVAWTPYFAVEDADVTAARIRERSATVAVGPVAFQTGRGALAADRDGAVFGVWQGELVEDWESWRDREPAWLRLRTRSAFESAIFYGEVLDWANEREGCCDVRYEAEEVVLRHGGHIVARLSSGALEAAPDPTLRPHWEVHFRTTDVPAKTATARAHGGLVVAQGAAEGGPWATIRDPDGAIFTIDTRA; this is translated from the coding sequence ATGGACAGGACAACCACGGTCCCGGCCTCCAGGGCCTCCTCCAGTGCCTCGGTGTTCGGGGCACCGTGCTGGGTGAGCCTGATGGCCCGGGACCTGGCACCCGCGCTCGACTTCTACGGCGCGGTCTTCGGCTGGACCTTCCGGCACGGACGGCTCGGCGAGCAGTTCCGGGCCGCCCTCGACCACGGCGAGCCGGTGGCCGGGATCGGGGCCCTCGCGCCGGAGCTCCAGGTGGCGGTGGCCTGGACGCCGTACTTCGCGGTCGAGGACGCCGACGTGACCGCCGCGCGGATACGCGAGCGCAGCGCCACCGTGGCGGTGGGGCCCGTCGCGTTCCAGACCGGGCGCGGCGCGCTGGCCGCCGACCGCGACGGCGCCGTCTTCGGCGTCTGGCAGGGCGAGCTCGTCGAGGACTGGGAGTCCTGGCGCGACCGCGAACCGGCCTGGCTGCGCCTGCGCACGCGCAGCGCCTTCGAGTCGGCGATCTTCTACGGCGAGGTCCTGGACTGGGCCAACGAGCGCGAGGGCTGCTGCGACGTCCGGTACGAGGCCGAGGAGGTCGTCCTGCGGCACGGCGGCCACATCGTGGCCCGGCTCAGCTCGGGCGCCCTGGAGGCCGCCCCGGACCCGACCCTGCGCCCGCACTGGGAGGTCCACTTCCGCACCACGGACGTCCCCGCCAAGACCGCGACCGCCCGCGCCCACGGCGGCCTGGTCGTCGCCCAGGGCGCCGCCGAGGGCGGCCCCTGGGCCACCATCCGCGACCCCGACGGCGCCATCTTCACCATCGACACGCGCGCGTAG
- a CDS encoding alpha/beta hydrolase family protein has translation MITVTRAATAVTLSLALALPLAAASGASAAPGATASSGQPAAPAPSPAPVAAPMTLPRPTGEYGVGSSVFHLVDHSRKDPWNPAAKSRELMLTLHYPAARSGGPGPVAPYATTAETALLVKGMGMEKAVPAEVLSATRTNSRPDARPAGGSHPLIVLSPGFGGSRYTMTALAEDLASRGYVVASVDHAYESYGISVPGGRTLTCLACTAVGEGGVSGSVVTATRAGDVSFVLDRLTGRHSFWRYASMIDQRRIGMAGHSIGGASAASTMAGDSRVRAGVNMDGAFWDELPRGLGGRPFMMLGTGDHRPGGPDGTWDRTWPRLDGWKRWITVAGSEHYTFTDAPLTQAHFGLPQPPLPEARALDITRTYVAAFFDQHLRGIARPVLDGPTAGNPEVTFEDPKA, from the coding sequence ATGATCACCGTCACCAGGGCGGCCACGGCCGTCACGCTCTCGCTCGCCCTCGCGCTGCCGCTCGCAGCCGCGAGCGGCGCGTCGGCGGCGCCGGGCGCGACCGCCTCGTCCGGACAGCCGGCCGCGCCCGCGCCGTCACCCGCCCCCGTCGCCGCACCGATGACCCTGCCGCGCCCCACCGGGGAGTACGGGGTGGGCAGTTCCGTCTTCCACCTCGTCGACCACTCCCGCAAGGACCCCTGGAACCCGGCGGCGAAGTCCCGCGAGCTGATGCTCACCCTGCACTACCCGGCGGCCCGCTCCGGCGGCCCCGGCCCCGTCGCGCCGTACGCCACCACCGCCGAGACCGCGCTCCTGGTCAAGGGGATGGGCATGGAGAAGGCCGTCCCGGCGGAGGTGTTGAGCGCCACCCGCACCAACAGCCGCCCCGACGCCCGCCCGGCGGGCGGCAGCCATCCGCTGATCGTGCTCTCGCCCGGCTTCGGCGGATCCCGCTACACGATGACCGCCCTCGCCGAGGACCTCGCCTCCCGGGGCTATGTGGTCGCCTCCGTGGACCACGCGTACGAGTCGTACGGGATCTCCGTCCCCGGCGGCCGGACGCTGACCTGTCTGGCCTGCACGGCGGTCGGTGAAGGAGGGGTGTCGGGCAGCGTCGTGACGGCGACCCGCGCCGGGGACGTCTCCTTCGTCCTGGACCGGCTCACCGGCCGCCACTCGTTCTGGCGGTACGCGAGCATGATCGACCAGCGCCGCATCGGCATGGCCGGCCACTCCATAGGCGGCGCCAGTGCGGCGTCGACGATGGCGGGCGACTCCCGTGTGCGGGCGGGCGTCAACATGGACGGCGCGTTCTGGGACGAGCTGCCCCGCGGGCTCGGCGGGCGCCCCTTCATGATGCTCGGCACCGGGGACCACCGCCCCGGCGGCCCGGACGGCACCTGGGACCGGACCTGGCCGCGGCTCGACGGCTGGAAGCGCTGGATCACCGTGGCGGGCTCGGAGCACTACACCTTCACCGACGCCCCGCTGACGCAGGCGCACTTCGGCCTGCCGCAGCCGCCGCTGCCCGAGGCACGGGCCCTCGACATCACCCGCACCTATGTCGCCGCGTTCTTCGACCAGCACCTGCGGGGGATCGCGCGGCCCGTGCTGGACGGCCCGACCGCCGGGAACCCGGAGGTGACCTTCGAGGACCCGAAGGCGTGA
- a CDS encoding DUF2087 domain-containing protein, producing MSETSSSASGVSALFSHGRLTAIPRKAARREQLLVHLKDTLFEPGRSYSEPEVNEALRTVHDDYPALRRYLVTAGLLTRTRDGGSYRRAA from the coding sequence ATGTCCGAGACCAGCAGCAGCGCCTCCGGTGTGTCCGCCCTCTTCTCCCACGGCCGTCTCACGGCCATCCCGCGCAAGGCGGCCCGCCGCGAGCAACTGCTAGTCCACCTCAAGGACACCCTGTTCGAGCCCGGCCGGTCCTACAGCGAGCCCGAGGTGAACGAGGCGCTCCGCACCGTCCACGACGACTACCCGGCGCTGCGCCGCTATCTCGTCACGGCGGGTCTGCTGACCCGGACCCGGGACGGAGGCAGCTACCGGCGGGCCGCCTGA
- a CDS encoding helix-turn-helix domain-containing protein, with protein sequence MGLRSEFSTTVVPAGERFALWTELAGQSHVRNWLRTECPDDFRARLRVLDLGEVRVSTLTYPHVEIARTPKLIRQDDPEVYQVNVLLRGAAQVAHGGRERSVRPGELVLVDSSRPFTGRFSGELSSMTVVQLPRTRLPLPSDAVQRVAAVPIAADRGLGGVFGRWLADLDVRAEECTREDVPALAAVTVDLLAAVLGRRLAGQDRMTPESRRQALRVEVCDYINRHLADPSLSPATVAAAHRISVRHLHQIFDSRGTTVAAWIRARRLERCRRDLADPGLRRRPVHATGARWGFVEPSHFSRAFRAAYGISPRDYREAALDR encoded by the coding sequence ATGGGTCTGAGGAGCGAGTTCAGCACCACGGTCGTTCCGGCGGGGGAGCGCTTCGCGCTGTGGACGGAACTGGCCGGGCAGTCCCATGTGCGCAACTGGCTGCGCACCGAGTGCCCGGACGACTTCCGCGCCCGGCTCAGGGTCCTGGACCTCGGAGAGGTGCGGGTGTCCACGCTCACCTATCCGCATGTGGAGATAGCCCGCACCCCCAAGCTGATTCGGCAGGACGACCCCGAGGTCTACCAGGTCAACGTGCTGCTGCGAGGAGCCGCCCAGGTCGCGCACGGCGGCCGGGAGCGGTCCGTGCGGCCGGGGGAGCTGGTCCTGGTGGACAGCAGCCGGCCGTTCACGGGCCGGTTCTCCGGCGAGCTGTCGTCGATGACCGTGGTCCAACTGCCCCGGACCCGGCTGCCGTTGCCCTCCGACGCGGTCCAGCGCGTCGCGGCCGTGCCGATCGCCGCCGACCGGGGCCTCGGCGGGGTCTTCGGGCGCTGGCTCGCCGACCTCGACGTCCGCGCCGAGGAGTGCACCCGCGAGGACGTCCCGGCGCTGGCGGCGGTCACCGTCGACCTGCTCGCCGCCGTGCTCGGACGGCGCCTGGCCGGACAGGACCGGATGACTCCGGAGTCGCGCAGACAGGCGCTCCGGGTGGAGGTCTGCGACTACATCAACCGGCATCTGGCCGACCCCTCCCTGTCCCCGGCGACCGTGGCCGCCGCGCACCGGATCTCGGTGCGCCACCTCCACCAGATCTTCGACTCGCGCGGCACCACGGTCGCCGCCTGGATCCGGGCCCGGCGCCTGGAGCGCTGCCGCCGGGACCTGGCCGACCCGGGGCTGCGCCGCCGCCCGGTCCACGCGACAGGCGCCCGCTGGGGATTCGTCGAACCGTCCCACTTCAGCCGGGCCTTCCGGGCGGCGTACGGGATCAGCCCGCGTGACTATCGCGAGGCAGCCCTGGACCGCTGA